CGGTGATTCTCCCGCCCGCCTAGCATCCGACGAAATCGCTTACCCCTCCCAACAGACGCACACTAAGCGCCCCTTGCGCATCAGATCATTGCGCCGGAGATGGGGTGGTGTACGGGTACACCACCCCCGAATTATTCGTCCGCCAGACATAGATCTGAGCTCATTTTTAACCTAAAGCCGACATGATTGTGACTTGTCTTATGCTGTGCTGCACGGAACAGCAATCCTTTTGACGCCGCTTAACCGCGCTTGAATGCGTTGGCCACAAGCAAAAATTCAGAAGCTCATATCTCCTAGTTCAGGGTAAAAATCGAGATGGTGTACCGTACACTACCCCCTGAATCGTTCGTGTATCAGACATTGATCTGCGGTCGTGTTTTCACCTAAAGCCAAGAACACTGCGACCTGTCATATGTTGCTCTGTCACGTTGGAAGTCGAATATGGCAATCCATTTGAAGACGCTTAAACGGTCTTCTGTACATTGAAGAACACAGCACTTTTGGGCCAACATCAGGGCAAGAAGCGCTGGCCGGAAGCAAAAAGCGCAAGCTCATACTTTCTAGCTTCAGCCGAAAAAAGGGGTGGTGTACCGTACACCACCCCAGCATCATTCGTGCGCCAGACACGGGTCTGGGGTCGTGTTTTCAACAAAAGCACTGAACGCTGCGAGTTGTCTTATGTTGCACTGTCACGCTAAAAATCGAATATGGCAAACAATTGAAGTCACTTAAATAGGTTTCAGAGCATTGGAGTGGACAGCACCTTCAAGCCAACAACAGAGTAAGAATCGTTGACTCGAAGCAAAATTCGCAAGCTCACATTTTCCAGTCTCAGGCAAAAAAGGGGGTGGTGTACGGTACACCACCCTAGAAACATTCGTGTGCCAGACACACATCTGCAGCCCTGTTCTCAACTGAAGCCGAGAAAAGTGCACCTTGTCATATGTTGTACTGCCACAGGGCAAGACGAATACAGCACTCGATTTGAAGACTCTTTAAGGCGATTCAATGCATTGGAGAACACGGCACTTCCAGGCCAATATCAGTGGCCGAAGTGTTGTTTCGAGTCAAAGTTAGGAAGCTGGTAATTACTGGCCTCAGGCAAAAAAGAGGTGGTGTACCGTACACCACCCTAGCATCATTCCTGTGCTGGGCATAGAGCAACGGTCTTTTTTCACCTGAAGCCAAGAGAACGACACTTTCAGGCCAACATATGAAGACAAAAAATTGGACCGAATCAAAATTTGGAGACTGATCTTTTCTAGTCTCAAACGAAAAAGGGGTGGTGTACGGTACAGCACCCCTTCGCATTACGTTAAAAACTCAATCATTCATTAATTCTTGGATGAATTTGGTAAGGACTTTTATCTTGCTGTCGGAAAGTTGCATTTGAAAATGAACCTCCGTTGAACCCGTTTTACCCTGGGTAATTGTGGCAACGGCCCTTTTGCCTGCGGTAATTTTTGTAGCCTTAGCTGCAGTTTTGGGTTTCGCAACATCTATAGATATTAGGGTTGCAAATACCGCTGCAGGCGTCGGTTTAGGACTCATCGAAGCTAATTTCTTTGCTGATGCAATACTCGCCTCCGGGTTGGCCAAATACGCTTCGCGCAAAGGTTTAGCCCAGCGATACTGCAAGTCCAAAGGTGATGCGAAAGCATCGACCAATTCATTGGGTAGCTCAGCAAGGGTCAGGGATTTGCTGACATTGCCATGGTCGACGCCCAGAGCTTCAGCCAATTTTCTGATCGATGGGAACAAACCCTCCTGAATCGCGCGCTGATACATCACACCCTGCTCCCAAGGTGAAAGATCTTTACGACTTCGGTTTTCGCGGTCCATCTCAACAAAGAGCGCTTGATCATCAAGATCTTCAACGATCGCCAAAACATCAAGCTTGTTTTGTTTGCACGCTTCAAGGCGACGGTGACCGAAAATCACTTCGAATCTGCCGCCCTCTATCGGACGTACTTTAATTGGCTGGACATTCCCGCCAGCACTTTTGATTTCTTCACGCAGACTTGCAAACTCCACGCTCTCAAAATTTGTTTCGTGACGATTTGCGTACTTACTACGAAGAATCAAGTTTGTTGGGATTTTGCGTGTTGGGACCGCGCCATTCCAGAGTTCCACTTGCGCTTTTAAGGACTCATTTTCTTTGAGCATCTGACTACGTGTGTCAGCAACGCGTTGAAACTCAGCGCCAGGAGCGGTAGATGGATTGTGCTTGGTTACGGGAGTACTTACTTCTGTGCTAGCGGCAGGAGCAGTCCAGTCAATTCCTTTGAATTTGCTTTTCATTTCTTCTCTCCCATTGCACGTAATTGGTCATGCCAGCAATGTTGGATTTTGTTTTCCATCAGTTCTGTGAGCTGGTCATAGGCCAACTTAGCTCTGTCATAAGTGCGCGATGACATACTTGTCTTGGCAGCATCGTAGATTGTTCCAAGTTCAGCAGATGAGTTCTTAGAGGCTGCCGTTTCAAGTATTTCGACAGGCAACAAAATATCGCCATTAGCCGCCTTAAACCATTCTCGAACCAGGGACGTAGAGCTGACTTTGTTGTCAACACGTGTAAGCACGATATCGAAAAAGTAAAACTCTTTCTCTTTTGTTGCATTTTCATAAAGCGTCCCAGCGAAATCTGACAACAACTTCCAAAATTCGCATGAAGAGTTGTAGTCCAGTGCAGATGGGGGGCAGGGCATCAACACACCATCAGCAGCAATCAAGCCATTAATTGTGGTGTAACTTAGAGAGGGTGGGGTATCAATGATGATGACATCGAATTGTTGACGAATCGGGTCAAGCGCGTAATCAAGCGCTCTCCAGAATTCAAAGCCTGGATCAGCTTTTTGGCGCGCAGGCAAATAAAACTCTGCGCCAGATAACTGCGCGTTAGCCGCAACAAGAGAAAGTCCAGACCAGTATGTCTCAACAATCGAGGATTCAATACTGTCATTGGAGCCGTCAAAAATAGGGGCGACCGTCATGTCATATGACACCTCAACAGGCAGCAATCCTGCCAAAGTACTTGCGCTCCCTTGGGGGTCGAGGTCGATCAATAAAACCTTGTGCCCACGCATGCTCAAGCCCTGAGCGAGAGAAACAGCGGTGGTTGTTTTAGAAACGCCGCCTTTGAAGTTTGCGACGGTCAACACAATCGCATCGGCACCTTCTGGTCGGAAAGCATCAGGACGGGTGGCGCGTGCCCAAGTTTGAAGGTCCGAAAGACTCCACTCACGACGAGCACCCACCAATTCACCACCAGGTAGTTCACCCGACGCGATCAGGCTGCGAAGTGTCCCTGTCGTAAGTCCGCAAATCGACATGACATCAGCAGTTCCAAACCTGGGAGATGGCTTTTTGTTCTTAGGAGCTAATACGACCTCGCGAACTCTGGCCTGCACTTGTTCATTGCGCGTTGCGCGTGCGGTAATGTCACTTAAAGTGACTTTCTTAAAAATGGCTTGCTCTGACATAGCATTTCCAATCAACGTTAAACTAGTTCTCATTGTAGAACACAGTTTTAAGAAACGACACGTTTTTAACGACAGGTCTCATTTATTGCGTTTTGTAGTCATTACCTGAAAGATCTCATCAAGAATTCAGAGCAACGCATCTAAAAGAAGGGCTGTTGGTGCAGAGATTATTTAGATTAATTTACTTCATAGTTTAAATATTTAGGAAAGTCGCAACGCTCAATAAGCTGTTTAAATTCAATAGGTTACGATGATCGTTAGCTTAGAAATGTCCACCTTTATAGAGTCGTTGTCCATTATTCTAGACACGCGTGTCCAGGCTTAGAGAGTCAAATGTCCAGCTTTCTAGACTCTACAAAGCTGGACATCTTTTTAAACCAAAAAACGAATTGTTGTCGGTTCATAGAAACATAGCAGCATAAAAACTGGTTGTGGAAGCTCAATCAGATGCGTTTAGCTGTGAAGACATCCGATGAGGTTCACGCAAAAATGTCCAGTAAATTAGAGTCATTAACTACGGGATCGCAAATCTCGATATGTCCGAAGTGCTTTGGACAAAACAATCGTTGTGGTACAGTCCCGTCCGAATGGAGTTCGGACAATGAAGCCAAAACCAATGACTTTAGACCATATTGAACAAGACGCTGTTCCGTTTGGAAATTACTCGAACTTAGGCCAAGTCGGCTTTAAAAAGCATCACCAGCTTATCGTGATGAGGCCAGCACCTGGATACACAATCTCGCTTGTCGCAAGAAAGCTCTATAACGCCATGCTTGCGCATACACAACAGCGTATTGAGCGTTTTGGAATTCATAAAGCTTCAGAGGCAATGGAGTGCCATCTTTCAGAACTTATGCAGAAGGTAGGCATCAAGAGTGGCTCCTATGAAATTGTGAAGAAGTACATAGCAGAGCTGGAGCACTGGAAAGTTAAGTTTGAAAGTCCCAATAACTCGGCAAACACCGAGCCATTGCAAATCGACGGCTCGATCAAAAAAACGAAGAAGCAGAAATTTTTAGAACAAAGTGCAGACTTTGGCTTCATGCACATGCTTGCAAGTTGTCGTTTGATGACTGACGACAAAGATAGGTATTTTGTTCGCTGGTCTTTTGCCAGTGAGGTCTACGAATATTTTGAAATGCTCAACTCAAAAGATACGGGAGTTGACCGGCAATATGTCTACATAAACTTAGAGGCCATCAGTGCACTAGGAACGTACACATCATTGGCTCTTTATGAAATTTGTTCGAAATTTAAAGGTATCAATAGAACAGGGGAGAAGCCCAATGATTGGTGGCAGGCCTCATTAACAGGCAAGCCGCTCGGTGAAACACGGCGCGAGTGGCGTAAATTTAAAAGCGAAACAATTGGGCCTGCCATCATAGAAATCAATTCATTGACAGACATACATCTAACGCTTGAGGAAAACAAAGCAGCACAGAGCTGTTACTTCACGATTGCAAAAAAACAAAAAGACAAATCAGGTGAAAAAGTTCAAGAATTCGATGCTGAACTGATCGAAGAAGGTAAAGATCTCGGAATCAATGAAACCAAAATCTTAAAGTTGCTCAAAGAGTTTGGTGAGCCTAGTTTTAAGGTCCAGTTACTCACACTACGCACTCGCATAGGAAACACGTCACTTGCGCCATTGCGTAGCAATTACGCGTTCCTAAAAACCTGCTTAGAAAATGGAAATCAAAAACCATTGCCCCTAGACTATTTAGCGTCTAGTCAAACCGAAGAGGCGATTTCAAGTGTGGGCTTCGTCCAGATTACAAAACAATCAGTTGATTTAGAAACGGAACAAATCAAGCAAGAAGCTGAAGTTCGTAAAGAAATTCTTAACCAGCTTAAGAAAGAACCAAAGCAAGTAATCAAATCCTTTTTGACGAGAGCAAAACAAGAATTGACCAAAAAAGGGCAGAACGTGACTCCAAAAGAGTTAGAGCGCATAGAGGAGGGCAGTTGGACGCCCGGAATGCTTGGGACAGAAGCTTTGGCGTTATATGCCTATGAAAATTTTGGCCCCAACTGGAAACATAAAAATATTACAACAGCGGCTATCTCTACAAGCAACACAGCTGGCGAAATTGTTGCCGATATTTGAAATCTCAACCCAGTGAAATCCACCAACAAAACAAAGATAAAAACATGTCTGAGCCAAGTTCGCAAATCGATTACTCAAATCTCAGAGTACCGCCACACTCAGTAGAGGCTGAGTCCAGCGTCTTAGGTGGGTTGCTTTTAGATAACAGTGCGTGGGACCATGTTGCTGATGTACTTGTGTACAGTGATTTCTACAGACATGAGCACAAATTGGTTTACTTAGCCATAGGTGAATTGGTTAGTCACAGCCGTCCTGCGGATGTAATAACAGTTTATGAGCACTTGCAGGCACTTGACAAGGGTGAAGAAGTTGGAGGTCTAGGCTATCTAAATGCCTTGGCGCAATACGTCCCAAGTGCCGGCAATATTCGTCGATATGCAGAAATCGTGCGCGAACGTGCGATCCTTAGAAAGCTAACGGCCGCAGGTGACGAGATCGTTAGCAATGCGATGAACACCCAAGGTCGCGCAGTGGATCTGATCTTAGACGAAGCCGAACAAAAAATCTTCAAAATTGGAGAAGAAGGTTCACGGATGAAACAGGGGCCTCGCCCCATGTCCGTGCTCATTCCTGAGTTGATTGATCACGTGCAAAAAATGGCGGATCGAGGCGATGAGATCACAGGTTTATCGACAGGCCTACATGGTCTTGACTCCATTACCTCCGGCTTGCAAGGCGGTGACTTAATCATCTTGGCGGCACGTCCAAGCATGGGCAAAACTGCATTAGCCATCAACATCGCTGAGCATGTTGCATTGAATGAACATAAACCAGTCGTCGTGTTCTCGATGGAAATGGGAGAACAACAATTAACGATCCGTTCCACAGGATCTGTTAGTCGCATTGATCAATCGCGATTGCGCACTGGTAAGCTGACAGACGATGAGTGGTCAAGATTTGCTGAGGCGAGTGAGCGCTTAGCGCGTGCACCATTTCACATAGATGGAACGCCAGCGCTTAGCTCTAATCAGCTCAGAGCGAGTTCTAGACGTCTTGCACGTCAAACCGGCGGGCTCGCTTTGATAGTGGTTGACTATCTTCAACTTATGGTTGGAGGTGGGGAAGGGCGTGGCGCTGAAAACAGGGCTTATGAATTGGCAGAAATCACTCGGGGGTTGAAAGCTCTAGCGAAAGAGTTGGACTGTCCAATCATTGCGTTATCTCAACTAAGTCGCAAAGTTGAGGAGCGGACCGATAAGCGTCCTCTGATGAGTGATTTACGCGAGTCGGGTGCGATTGAACAAGATGCAGATGTGATCATGTTCATTTACCGAGATGACTACTACAACAAGGAATCCAAAGAACCTGGTATTGCAGAGTTAATCATTGCAAAACAAAGAAGTGGTCCTGTTGGGAAAATTAAGTTGGCATTTCTAAGTGCGATCACAAAATTTGAATCGCTAGGGTCCGTTGATGTTTAACGCTAATCCAAATGAACACCAACGCGCGTTGCTTTGCTTAATGGCAACTTTGTCTTCATGCTTTATTGCATCACGTGATAAATCCGCTTGTGGTTGATGCCCGTTGCGTATTCCAGTGATGTTAACCAGTAAGTCCAGCTACGTGACCAACTAGTCCAATCGTTGTGACCATTGAACTGTGAATTAATTGGGGGCTCCCATTGACAGCTATCGACCCATTCCAGCCGTCGGGTTGCTTGGACTGGACGCCTTTAACCTGCCGATCAGAGATTAGCTCGAGCGGATCTTAAGGTTCAATGGCCCGCTGCGCGCCAGGTGCTTTATCTCCGAAAATATGACGCCAAGCATTACTGATTCCGCAGGTAACCAAAAGCTCAACCGCGGGCGTCTGAGGCCACGGCCAGTTCCGCCGCTTGGATGGACTCCGCTGGCATGACCATCCGAAGGCTCTCGCGGTACTGCTCCGCTGCCGCCGCGTGCACCACTTCAACCATTGCGTCGTAGTTTGCACGAATCACCGCTTCGATCTCTTTAAGGTCGGCGCGGAAGAATTCTTTACGCCCGTTGACCTTGTTCATGCGCCCTTCTGCAAAGTGCGCGTGCAGTTTTACCTCGAGCGCCGGTGCGTTGTCGGAGAACACCAGCGCGTGCACGTCGAACCGGAATGGTACCGAGGCGTCCCCTAGTTCGTCGACTCGATCCATCGGCTCGAGACGTCGTGTCATTCCGATTTTGTAGACGCCTTCGCCGAACGCGCCGATGTTCGAGATCACGTATACGTAGCCGGCTCGAGCGTTCTGCTCGCGGTAATCCAAGAGGCGCTCTTCTTCGTCAAGCGCCCCGTTTTGTTGCATCAGTTCGATAAGGCGTGCCTGCAGTTCCCCACGCTCATGGTCGTCCTGGACGCTTGCCAACCGAAGTTGTAACTTCTGAATCACACTGGCAAAGTGCCGACGCTCCTTGTCGATCTTGGCGCGTGCTTCGCGGATTTCACGCTTCAGCTTCTCCTGCTCACGCTGGTCCTCGCGAGTCTGACGCGCCATCTCCTTCTCCTCAGCACGCTTCACTTGAAATTCGTGAGCTAGGTGCAGCTCTGCCAACTTGCGCTGAAGGACCACTTCCATCCACCAGCACTCCGTCCGCTTTAGCAGTTTGTTGCAGGCGTCGAAGGATCGGCGAATGCGCTCCTCCATGCGGTCTAAATTGTTGAACTTAACGTTGTCGATGCAGTTCTCGCACTCGCTGTTAAAGGCGCGCAGCGAGAGCTTGAGGACGTCCTTGCGCAACTGCTTCCACTCAGTCTTCGTCAGCGTGACCCCGGAATGGTCCCAGCTTTCGACTTCCTTGCTCAATCGACGGGCGGACTCTTTCTGCTCCTCACGTATTACATCCAGCTGGCCCTTGTAGTCGGCGCTGTTGGTGAATTGATACTTGGGCACATACAACGCGAACGATTCCAGCTCTACCGTGTCCTCTGCAACTAGGATTGCCTTACGGATGTCATTCAAATTTCGAAGGGCTGCGTCCACTTCAGCCTGAGCCGCAGTCACATGCTCCTCGGTCTGAGCCAGACGGTCTTCCTCCATTTTGACTAGGTCTTTGATTTCGGCCAAGCTCAGTAGGCCACTTTGCTGCTGTTGGGCTTCCAGCACCTCACAGCGCTTTCGAAGTTCGTCGGCAGACGACTGCGAAGCCTTCAGATCTTGCTCTAGTCTTTCGGCCCGGGTCCGGTGCTTTGTTCCATTCCAGAAGTCGCTGAGTGCCATCGTTCCTCCACTTTCTTCCTATTGAGATGACTATATCTGGGCTGAAAGTTTCAGTCGATGCCACTGAATTGGCATCGACACTCGCACCTGTCGAAGCTGTTAGTTTTTTGAACGTAATTTGGCTCGTCCGAACCGGTCTTTCGCCAGTGACTGCATGTGGCCCAAAGTAGTCATCAGCACTGTTGACGTTAATCGGCAGCAACCGCTACAAAGAAGTCCGTTTTTAGACTAGGTCAACATTCAAGCGATTGGTAAAGTGCTTTTGCGTAGAGGGCGACAGCTACCGAATAGCGAGGGGCGATTAATTCTCCCCTTTTTCATGAGAATGCTAAGTTGGTCGCCCACGTGAAAAAATCACGACCTTCATTCGCCACTCTGGCGATGGATAGCGCCAGTGTTTGCAATTCAAATCAATTGCATGAAACAGATCTTCTGCTATTGGTGCAATTTCCGGCACCTCTCTTAGCCATTGCTGGCAATGGTGGTAGAGAAGGCGTAGTTGGCTTCTTTAGCAAGTTGTGACTGGAACGCCATCAACAGAACTTTGGCATGCAAAGGGCAACCATAAGTGGCTCGCTCATGCACAACTTGCGCAATGGCTTGCTAATTTAGGCGCCCTCTGATTAAGGAGGTGTCCTTCTTTGGTCTGTCCAATCGTGGGATGTTTTTGGATCATCTTTCCGATCTCCTCGCGTTTGAAATGTGGGGCTAGTGCTTTACTCTGAAAACGCTCCTGAGCGCATGAATGTGTAAATAGGCTGCTCGGGGTTCTCGGATTGCAGATCTCGCAGTCTAGAGGCGTCTGAGGCCTTCAGGCAGCCATATTTGGACCATTACTTGCAAAAAGTGAGCTGACTTAATCTGCCGCTTTGGCAACGATGGTCTTTGAATCCACAATTTTTAAGAATTTGCAGACTTACTGCTATTACCTTGACAGGGCAGTGACGCAGCAGATCATTTTGACTATTTCAATCCTGAGCTTAAGAAACTTAACAATTAATCTAACAAAGTCTTTACAAGATTAAGGGCCATAAAAACCGTTATGTATCAATAGGTTAAGGTAATCTAGGTGTGTGGATATGTGGGGTTTAGTGTGAAGATTTGTGCAACAAAGTGAGTGTTTATGTGCAATATGGTGAGAAGATTTGTGCAACAAGGTGAGTGGATATGTGCACTGAAAATTTACGTTCAAAAATCACAATTTAACAATTATCATAATTAACGAATTAATTAAATAACGTATTTTGCATTTTAAAAGTACTAATTTTGCAGCGCATCCCACTGTTACGTAATAGTGATGTAGAGCGAGTCAGATGCAGCAGAAGTGTGTGAATTTGTGCACCAAGAGGTACTGTTAATTCGGACTAACTTACTCTAAAATAATTCATGTACCAATGTATTAATCTCGACCTGGAAATGAGTTATTTGGAAGTAGTAAAGGAGGAGGGGGAACAACAACAAAGCATTCTGGCTACTTCTAGAAATGTTTTGAAGAAACCTGTTGATACGTTGGCTATGACGCCAGCTGAAGGAGGGCGAATAAATGTCATTGAACGCAAGCTTTATTTCACTTTGATGTGGTTTGCACAGCGCCAAGGTTGGCAAATTGGGCAAGAAAGTTTCCAAGCTCCACTTGCCGAGGTGCTCAAAAAAATGAACTACAACAGTCGTAATATGAAGCTAATTCGTGAAGCCTTGACTTCGATGACGACCACGGCGATTGCCTGGCAGTCGCCAACAGCGGGGGAGGGCTCAAATTGGGGTGTAAGCGGGATGATTGCTCATGCGGAAATCATGAGCAATCGTTCAGGTAGCAAACTGGAATGGTCATATTCTCCAAAAGTTAGAACTGAAATTCTTAATCCATTTCCCTTTGCACGTGGCTCCCTTGAAGTTCAAGACTTGCTTAAAACGCATGCAGGATTGGCCCTTTATGACATCGTGACTCGTTATTTAAGTAGTGCAACCGGATTGACCCCCCGTCGTAACTGGGAATGGTGGCGTCCTGTCCTTACGGGAAATTGGAACAGTGTTAACAGCGTATTGGAGTTCAAGGTTTTCAACCGAGATTACGTGAAGAAAGCAATAAACGAAATTAACAGTAAGACAACAGTGGATGTGGAGCTAATCACTTACAAGGCAGGCGCGAAAGTTGTTGACCTTCAATTCAGGGCCTCCCGAAAGAAGAACTACAAGCCCCCATTGCAAAATGTCAATACTGAAAGTGGGCTCAAAGAAATTGGCCGTGCCATCGCACTTGGCATTACACAAAAACAGGCGGAGTTGTTTTTTGATGAACATGGAGAAAACACCCTTTCGAAGGGCCTTGATGTTCTGGCCGAGCGTATAGCTAAGCCTGGCTTACGCTCTGTTGAGAAGCCAAAACAATATTTAGAAAAAGTGCTGGAAAACCATCCGACTGACGCACAAACTGGAGCGCTTATAGATAAACAGAAAGAACAAGCGCGCGAAAAACAAAAGCGTATTGAACTTCTAGAACAGTACCGCGCTAATCGACTACAAGCCGCTTGGGAGTTGTATCAAGAGAGCAACGATAGCGACAAGACATTCTTGGTCGAGCAGTTTGTGATGCAAGTCCTTGACAAAGGCCCTGAATCAACAAAACGACTCTACGAGCAGAAGGGATTCCAAGCAACGTCAGTGAGAAGCCTAATGAAAACAAGCCTAGCAGAACACTATTTTGGAGAAGGGTGGAAGACACCGAATGATGACGTCTTGTTCCGGTTCGCTTTGAACTTCATCAAGACAGAAGACAGTGGCAAACAATAGAACTGCTATTGTAGATATGTAGCTTTTGCGTGGCTCATTTGAAGTTCAGGATTTGCTTAAAACGCACGATGCAGGATTGGCGCTTTATGAAATTTTTAAGAAAAGTAAATGAATAAACAAATAACCAGGTTAGAGCCTACCCTGAGAATGTCGGAAGCTGTGTGTTATCAGGGTGTAGCGTATCTTGCTGGGCAAGTGCCAACGGATACTACAAAGGACATTGTGGGACAAACCCAAGATGTGCTGAGTGAAATTGACAATGTACTAGGCAGGCTTGGTACAAATAAAACAAGACTTCTTCAAGTTCAGGTTTTCTTAAAAGATATCAATGAATTTGAGGGAATGAACCAGGCATGGGACGAGTGGGTTTCGCCATTGAGTCCCCCCGCAAGGGCAACAATTCAAGCAAACTTAGCTGACAAGAATTGGAAGGTCGAGATTCTTGTCACGGCGGCGCTCTAAAGAAATATTTCTACAGGCGAAAGTTGGTTGAATCGCCCCCTAACTTGATTAATAACAGAGCGCAGTAGGCGCATTCTCCGTCTAAGTCGTTACGAATAATTAGCGGCCATCTGTTTACCGATGCTTGCGAATATTGCAAGCCGTGACTTGCAAATACATGCTTTCGTGGGTAATATGTAAGCCATGACTGAAAATATTAGATTCCCTGGTGAATTGGGTCTGACCTGCCCCCACTAGCCGTACCACTGAATTAGAAGTTAGTCCGAGGGGTCAAGGTTATTCCAAAACTTGATGGTTTGTATTTGCAGCAGCATTCGAATTACTCCGATGCTGCTGCGCGAATTGAGCCGGTGGTATTCGACCCAAGCTGCTGTGTGGCCTGACTTCGTTGTAGTCCCTGCGCCACTCAGCGATGCACGTTCTAGCTTGGGGCAAGGTCTGAAACCATTGCTCGTTCAAGCACTCATCACGAAACTTCCCATTGAAGCTCTCGATGTAACCGTTTTGCATGGGCCTCCCTGGTTGAATCAAGATATGCCTCACACCATGCGACGTTGCCCAAGCCATAAACGCTCGACTCGTGAACTCAGGTCCGTTGTCTGTTCGTACTGCTTGCGGGTAGCCCCTGAATATTGCAGCTTGGTCCAGCAAACGAGTCACGTACTGGCCTGAAATGCCATAGTCCACTGCGATGTCAACGCACTCGTGACTGAAGTCATCGGCCACTGTTGGGCATTTGATCCTGCGACCGTTGGACAAACTATCTGAGACAAAGTCCATGCTCCACACCTCGTTGACGGTTTGCGCCAATTGCAGTGGCACGCGTTCATTCAATGGCCGCTTGGCCTTCTTGCGACGGCGTACAGCCAAGTTGGCGTCTCGGTAAAGCCGGTAAACCCGCTTGTGGTTCACATGCGGGAACTCAGGGCGCAGCAAATCATGGATGCGCCGATAACCAAACCTGCGGCGTACATGGGCGATGTCCACGATGCGTTCGCACAGATCACGGGTGAGTTGATCTGGTTGTGGTGGGTTGCGATAGCTGTCGCGGCTTAGCCCCACAAGACGGCAGGCGTGGCGCTCGGACAGTTGATGGTCTTGGACCATCTTGCCAATCGCCTCGCGTTTGACCTGTGGGGCTAGCGCTTTACGCCGAACACGCTCTTGAGCGCGTGAATATCCAGATGGGCCTCGGCCAGTAGCCTCTTGAGTTTGGTGTTCTCGGACTCCAAGTCTCTCAACCTGGATGCATCGGAAGCCTCCATGCCGCCGAACTTGGCTCGCCACTTGTAAAAGGTGGGCTGGCTGAAGCCGCCGCTGCGGCAAAGCTCCTTGATAGACATGCCAGCTTCAGCTTGCTTGAGGAAAGCGATGATTTGCTCATCGGTAAATCGTGTGGTCTTCATATCCGCAATTCTCCAGAATTTGCGGACTAACTGCCATTACTTTGGTACGGCTGGCAGGGGGCAGGTCATAGCTCTATCTCCTCAAAGGTCGGCGCCTGCTCAAGACACGGGGCGATTCAATGCAGCGTGTACGGAGCGGTATGGTCGATAAATGGCAAGCCCGAAACGAAAAGTTCACAACAAGCCGTTGAGTCGAGCGTAGTGCAATGTTTGAGTACGGCTTTTTACATCTAATCGGCGGAATAAGCGCCAGAGGTGGACTTTAACTGTGTGTTCGCTGATGTCCAACTCAGCTGCGATGTCGCGATTGCTTAGGCCACGATCAAGCATACCTATGAGTTGCTTTTGACGTTTAGAGAGCTTTACTTCTTCAGAAGAACGGCTAGTTCCCTCATCATGTTTGCTCATAAACAAATTAGAAATG
This region of Limnohabitans curvus genomic DNA includes:
- a CDS encoding ParB/RepB/Spo0J family partition protein; the protein is MKSKFKGIDWTAPAASTEVSTPVTKHNPSTAPGAEFQRVADTRSQMLKENESLKAQVELWNGAVPTRKIPTNLILRSKYANRHETNFESVEFASLREEIKSAGGNVQPIKVRPIEGGRFEVIFGHRRLEACKQNKLDVLAIVEDLDDQALFVEMDRENRSRKDLSPWEQGVMYQRAIQEGLFPSIRKLAEALGVDHGNVSKSLTLAELPNELVDAFASPLDLQYRWAKPLREAYLANPEASIASAKKLASMSPKPTPAAVFATLISIDVAKPKTAAKATKITAGKRAVATITQGKTGSTEVHFQMQLSDSKIKVLTKFIQELMND
- a CDS encoding AAA family ATPase, whose translation is MSEQAIFKKVTLSDITARATRNEQVQARVREVVLAPKNKKPSPRFGTADVMSICGLTTGTLRSLIASGELPGGELVGARREWSLSDLQTWARATRPDAFRPEGADAIVLTVANFKGGVSKTTTAVSLAQGLSMRGHKVLLIDLDPQGSASTLAGLLPVEVSYDMTVAPIFDGSNDSIESSIVETYWSGLSLVAANAQLSGAEFYLPARQKADPGFEFWRALDYALDPIRQQFDVIIIDTPPSLSYTTINGLIAADGVLMPCPPSALDYNSSCEFWKLLSDFAGTLYENATKEKEFYFFDIVLTRVDNKVSSTSLVREWFKAANGDILLPVEILETAASKNSSAELGTIYDAAKTSMSSRTYDRAKLAYDQLTELMENKIQHCWHDQLRAMGEKK
- a CDS encoding replication initiation protein gives rise to the protein MKPKPMTLDHIEQDAVPFGNYSNLGQVGFKKHHQLIVMRPAPGYTISLVARKLYNAMLAHTQQRIERFGIHKASEAMECHLSELMQKVGIKSGSYEIVKKYIAELEHWKVKFESPNNSANTEPLQIDGSIKKTKKQKFLEQSADFGFMHMLASCRLMTDDKDRYFVRWSFASEVYEYFEMLNSKDTGVDRQYVYINLEAISALGTYTSLALYEICSKFKGINRTGEKPNDWWQASLTGKPLGETRREWRKFKSETIGPAIIEINSLTDIHLTLEENKAAQSCYFTIAKKQKDKSGEKVQEFDAELIEEGKDLGINETKILKLLKEFGEPSFKVQLLTLRTRIGNTSLAPLRSNYAFLKTCLENGNQKPLPLDYLASSQTEEAISSVGFVQITKQSVDLETEQIKQEAEVRKEILNQLKKEPKQVIKSFLTRAKQELTKKGQNVTPKELERIEEGSWTPGMLGTEALALYAYENFGPNWKHKNITTAAISTSNTAGEIVADI
- the dnaB gene encoding replicative DNA helicase — translated: MSEPSSQIDYSNLRVPPHSVEAESSVLGGLLLDNSAWDHVADVLVYSDFYRHEHKLVYLAIGELVSHSRPADVITVYEHLQALDKGEEVGGLGYLNALAQYVPSAGNIRRYAEIVRERAILRKLTAAGDEIVSNAMNTQGRAVDLILDEAEQKIFKIGEEGSRMKQGPRPMSVLIPELIDHVQKMADRGDEITGLSTGLHGLDSITSGLQGGDLIILAARPSMGKTALAINIAEHVALNEHKPVVVFSMEMGEQQLTIRSTGSVSRIDQSRLRTGKLTDDEWSRFAEASERLARAPFHIDGTPALSSNQLRASSRRLARQTGGLALIVVDYLQLMVGGGEGRGAENRAYELAEITRGLKALAKELDCPIIALSQLSRKVEERTDKRPLMSDLRESGAIEQDADVIMFIYRDDYYNKESKEPGIAELIIAKQRSGPVGKIKLAFLSAITKFESLGSVDV